The Chitinophagaceae bacterium nucleotide sequence ACCTGTGCTGATATTGATTGCTGTTTCCATGTACCTGGTTACCGGCAGTTTTGATGTTTCATCTGTTTACAAAATGAGTGAACCCTTATTATATAAAATGCCGCTGGCCTTTATTGCACTGCTGCTTATACTTCCCATCAAACTGAAAAAATCACCTTTTGATATTGCCGAAGCTCACCAGGAAATAACAGGCGGTACAGAGATTGAGTTTTCAGGAATTTTCTATGAAGCCGTGTATACAGCTAAATGGCTTGATTATGTTTTTTGCTATACATTGGTATTCCTTTTTGCTGGCAGTAATATTTTATTAGGTGCAGCATTGGTTGTGTTTACATTCTTTTATCTGAATGCATTAGATAATTCAAGTGCGAGGGTGAACTATCGTCAGATGCTCCGGTTTTCATTAACAGTAGCATTTTCTCTTGCCTTTATTAATTTATTAATAAACAGTTTAACATGAACCTGGCTTCTTTCAGAAAAAAATCACCCTGGATTCTGCATTACAATGCAGGCGGATGCAACGGCTGTGATATTGAAATCCTTGCCTGTCTTGGGCCTAAATATGATATTGAACGTTTTGGAATGATCAATACAGGTAATCCAAAGCAATCAGATATTTTATTAGTAACCGGTCCGGTTACCAAACGCTCCCGTGAAAGACTGGTAGAGATCTACGCACAAATGCCCGAACCAAAAGTTGTGATCAGTTGCGGTGCCTGCGCAAGTACAGGCGGTGTGTTCAGGGGAATGTATAATTGCGAAGGTGGTATTGATCAGTTCATACCCGTAGATGTATATGTATGTGGCTGCGGTACAAGACCTGAACAGATTATTGATGGTGTCGTACAGGCACTTGCAATTTTAGAAACAAAAACAAAGGAAATAGAAAAATCAGTAAGGCTGAATAAAGAAGTGGTGAAAGAAGGAACACAGATCAACAGAAGAAATATTGCGGATGAAATT carries:
- a CDS encoding NADH-quinone oxidoreductase subunit H, which codes for MNNVLLPVLLIILAPFIGGLIYGFERIVKARMQRRVGPPLLQPFYDFLKLADKRRMMVHSAHAFLGIMHFVSLWFALAVLLLGGDLILVVFLHLLSSSLMILAGYSTRSIFSHLGANRTAMTLLAYEPVLILIAVSMYLVTGSFDVSSVYKMSEPLLYKMPLAFIALLLILPIKLKKSPFDIAEAHQEITGGTEIEFSGIFYEAVYTAKWLDYVFCYTLVFLFAGSNILLGAALVVFTFFYLNALDNSSARVNYRQMLRFSLTVAFSLAFINLLINSLT
- the nuoB gene encoding NADH-quinone oxidoreductase subunit NuoB; translation: MNLASFRKKSPWILHYNAGGCNGCDIEILACLGPKYDIERFGMINTGNPKQSDILLVTGPVTKRSRERLVEIYAQMPEPKVVISCGACASTGGVFRGMYNCEGGIDQFIPVDVYVCGCGTRPEQIIDGVVQALAILETKTKEIEKSVRLNKEVVKEGTQINRRNIADEIKPLLA